One genomic segment of Nitrospira sp. includes these proteins:
- a CDS encoding DUF4113 domain-containing protein codes for KHMGVVGLRLVMELRGVSCLELEQCPSPKKGITCSRSFGRSIIKLHEMEEAVSSYTSRAAEKLRREKLSVSSLSVFLHTNQFKDAPQYSNALTFTLPAPTDSTPELIAAALEGIRRIWRDGFAYKKAGVMFLSLVPASQIQTSLFDTADRSRAKTLMATLDAINHRFGSGTLQYASSGIAKEWKASFNHCSPAYTTRWDELPIAHAN; via the coding sequence AAGCATATGGGAGTAGTGGGGCTGCGCCTCGTGATGGAACTGCGTGGCGTATCCTGTCTCGAATTGGAACAATGCCCATCACCCAAGAAGGGCATTACCTGTTCCCGCTCGTTTGGCAGATCCATCATCAAGCTTCATGAAATGGAAGAAGCGGTTTCCAGCTATACCAGCCGCGCCGCTGAGAAGCTCAGGCGGGAAAAACTCTCGGTGAGTAGCTTATCGGTGTTCCTGCACACCAACCAGTTCAAGGACGCTCCGCAATATAGCAACGCCCTCACCTTCACCCTTCCCGCTCCGACCGACAGCACCCCTGAACTGATTGCCGCCGCCCTTGAAGGTATCCGGAGAATCTGGCGCGATGGGTTCGCCTATAAGAAAGCTGGCGTGATGTTTCTGTCTCTCGTTCCTGCCAGCCAGATACAAACCAGCCTCTTCGATACTGCCGATAGAAGCCGCGCTAAAACACTCATGGCAACGCTGGATGCGATCAACCACCGCTTCGGTTCGGGAACGCTGCAATATGCCTCAAGCGGCATCGCCAAAGAGTGGAAGGCAAGCTTTAACCACTGCTCCCCTGCCTATACGACCCGCTGGGATGAACTGCCCATAGCCCACGCCAATTAA
- a CDS encoding AAA family ATPase — MTIIAVLNSKGGCGKTTISTNLARSLQKRGYKVLLVDTDHAQASARDWHAAKEDNPLPCIALDRPNNFKSLTSVATSYDYVVVDGAAKLEDIIATAVKSADLVLIPVQPSPYDLWAASDLVDLIKTRQSITDGKPKAAFVISRAIDGTKLGREIQTALAEYQLPVLSTPITQRQIYAQTASRGESVIDSKNAEAIAELEAVTEEIIKYANN; from the coding sequence ATGACGATAATAGCGGTTCTCAACTCAAAAGGCGGATGTGGCAAGACCACTATCAGCACCAACTTAGCGCGATCACTCCAGAAGCGCGGCTACAAGGTGCTACTCGTGGACACAGACCACGCCCAAGCAAGCGCACGGGACTGGCACGCAGCGAAAGAAGATAATCCGCTCCCCTGCATTGCGCTTGACCGCCCAAATAACTTTAAAAGCTTAACCAGCGTGGCAACTTCTTATGATTATGTGGTGGTGGATGGAGCCGCGAAGCTGGAAGATATTATTGCCACAGCAGTGAAATCCGCTGACTTGGTTTTAATTCCCGTGCAGCCCTCACCCTATGACCTCTGGGCTGCCTCCGACCTCGTTGACCTCATTAAGACCCGGCAAAGCATCACAGATGGAAAGCCGAAAGCTGCCTTTGTCATAAGCCGCGCGATAGATGGAACGAAGTTAGGGCGAGAAATTCAAACCGCCCTCGCCGAATATCAACTTCCTGTCCTGAGCACCCCCATCACTCAACGGCAGATTTACGCCCAAACTGCCAGCAGAGGTGAATCAGTCATTGATTCCAAAAATGCCGAAGCCATCGCCGAACTGGAGGCAGTAACGGAAGAAATAATTAAATACGCAAATAACTAA
- the mobC gene encoding plasmid mobilization relaxosome protein MobC, giving the protein MQKTGQAAKKEPKNRIANFRVTQKEYLQIETNAEREGLTFGSYLRTHTVTAPTTRAMRRPVVEKTLLSKLTAELGRSGSNLNQIARAMNSGDKVTSDQIQAALKEHRQILAAIIDVLGRKSR; this is encoded by the coding sequence ATGCAGAAGACCGGACAGGCGGCAAAGAAAGAGCCGAAGAATCGCATCGCAAATTTTCGGGTAACGCAGAAGGAATATCTTCAGATAGAAACCAATGCCGAGCGGGAAGGATTAACCTTTGGTTCCTACCTTCGCACCCATACTGTCACCGCTCCGACCACTCGTGCCATGCGCCGCCCGGTGGTGGAAAAAACTCTCCTGAGTAAGCTCACCGCTGAGCTAGGGCGGTCGGGTTCAAACCTGAACCAGATCGCCAGAGCGATGAACTCCGGCGATAAGGTGACCAGCGACCAAATCCAAGCCGCCTTGAAGGAGCACCGGCAGATACTTGCCGCCATCATCGACGTGCTGGGGAGGAAGTCACGATGA
- a CDS encoding relaxase/mobilization nuclease domain-containing protein: MIVKGGSRRAGGFFAKHLMNAEDNERVEVKEMRGFVSEDVKGAFQEIDIIAAGTRVQNPFYHASINPRADEHLTQEEWNTAVDTLEKNLGLEGHARFQIEHVKEGREHRHIIWNRLDENLKLTSDSFTYQAHDKTRRELEQLFEHERTPDTPQPSQRKSHEFAEWEQFRGSQTGITPQDVKGEITALYHASDSGAAFQSALEESGYVLCRGDKRDTLCVIDSAGTSHALVRRIDGIKTAQLRELMADIDPQALPSVKEATEFVKAEAEDGGGGQGAVANAQQQEPEHSHNPKLAVLEKYAIHQNELAHSTAQEFSDQQESLLARQGWQLPHLGTQTVDGWLQRGYESLEEQHAAIPEVQHHPPNKQPHESWSEFVTRTGEPKRTEEKEREPEIEL, from the coding sequence ATGATTGTGAAGGGCGGCAGCCGGAGGGCAGGCGGATTCTTTGCCAAGCATTTGATGAACGCCGAGGACAATGAACGGGTTGAAGTCAAAGAAATGCGCGGCTTCGTGTCGGAGGATGTGAAGGGCGCGTTTCAGGAAATCGACATCATCGCGGCAGGGACACGGGTGCAGAACCCGTTTTACCATGCCTCGATTAATCCCCGCGCCGATGAACACCTCACACAGGAAGAATGGAACACCGCCGTAGATACTCTGGAGAAAAATCTAGGCTTGGAAGGACATGCCCGTTTCCAGATTGAGCATGTGAAGGAGGGCAGGGAACACCGGCACATTATCTGGAACCGCCTCGATGAAAACCTGAAGCTGACCAGTGACAGCTTCACCTACCAAGCCCACGACAAAACCCGCCGCGAGCTGGAGCAACTCTTCGAGCATGAGCGAACACCGGACACGCCGCAACCGTCACAGCGTAAGAGCCATGAGTTTGCCGAGTGGGAGCAGTTCCGGGGTAGCCAGACGGGTATCACGCCGCAGGACGTGAAGGGAGAAATCACCGCCCTCTATCACGCCTCGGACAGTGGCGCCGCCTTCCAAAGCGCCTTGGAAGAATCCGGCTATGTGCTGTGCCGGGGCGACAAGCGGGACACGCTGTGTGTGATCGACAGTGCCGGGACAAGCCATGCCCTTGTCCGCCGTATCGACGGAATTAAAACAGCGCAGCTTCGGGAATTGATGGCGGATATAGATCCGCAAGCCCTGCCGAGCGTGAAGGAAGCCACCGAGTTTGTGAAGGCGGAAGCAGAGGACGGAGGCGGAGGGCAGGGCGCAGTAGCGAACGCACAGCAACAGGAGCCGGAGCATTCACACAATCCCAAGCTGGCTGTGCTGGAGAAATACGCGATTCACCAGAATGAGTTAGCCCATTCCACCGCTCAGGAATTTAGCGACCAGCAAGAATCCTTGCTCGCAAGGCAAGGCTGGCAACTGCCCCATCTGGGTACGCAGACCGTTGACGGATGGTTACAGCGCGGCTATGAGTCGCTGGAAGAACAACACGCGGCGATTCCTGAAGTGCAACACCACCCGCCGAACAAACAGCCGCATGAATCATGGTCGGAGTTTGTCACGCGGACAGGCGAACCAAAACGCACGGAAGAAAAAGAACGCGAACCGGAGATAGAGTTATGA
- a CDS encoding type IV secretory system conjugative DNA transfer family protein, producing MTTDFIRDMDTTLLQLNSKDVFSLRTAYEGIFVLGGIGSGKTSGAGRAIAGAMLRSGAGGLVMVAKPEEIELWQSYAKQHGRTDDLVLFNEKAGCNFIAYEFSRKGVQGANSVTDCIMRILDAAEKAAGQGAGKDSDPFWKNTSRQMLLYSISALYGATGNVTVEDIVRFVTTAPTKRPTTPEELQEVEKSFAFRTLKQFDTEPVCEVPADVKKAVNSYWALQYTALAEKTRSSILIHVTSSLNRFATGMLRKCFCDETTIVPEMSFAGKIILLGLPILTMNEEAIVGQQLFQFLWMRAVESRNGLGKQFSERPLFLYGDECQYFVTPYWDTFLSTCRGSRCAVIAMSQSLPTLYAQIGQDKSDFVDGLTGKFLTKLFFLNSCPRSNKWASELIGKGLKIRKTQTQGVTTGMNTNRGGSQASTNEGWHKSEGTNTGTSEQEYEASLLDTNYFSTSLKTGGPKNNFEVSGVWFRAGAQFFEPIPNTSSNVVLATFIQQ from the coding sequence ATGACGACCGACTTTATCCGCGACATGGACACAACCCTTTTACAACTAAATAGCAAAGACGTGTTCAGCTTACGCACTGCCTATGAAGGAATTTTTGTGCTCGGTGGAATTGGTAGCGGGAAGACCAGCGGCGCGGGTCGGGCAATCGCTGGCGCAATGTTGCGCTCCGGTGCAGGCGGGTTAGTAATGGTGGCGAAGCCCGAAGAAATTGAGCTGTGGCAATCCTACGCAAAGCAGCACGGCAGGACAGATGATCTTGTGCTGTTCAATGAGAAAGCAGGCTGTAACTTCATCGCCTATGAGTTTTCTCGAAAAGGGGTGCAGGGTGCAAACTCGGTCACTGATTGCATCATGCGGATATTGGATGCGGCGGAGAAAGCCGCCGGACAAGGGGCAGGGAAAGACAGTGACCCGTTCTGGAAAAACACCAGTCGGCAAATGTTGCTCTATTCCATTTCTGCGCTGTATGGAGCAACCGGCAACGTCACCGTCGAGGATATTGTCCGGTTTGTGACGACTGCCCCGACCAAACGCCCCACCACGCCCGAAGAATTGCAGGAGGTCGAAAAAAGTTTTGCCTTCCGCACCCTGAAGCAATTTGACACTGAGCCAGTGTGCGAAGTTCCCGCCGATGTGAAGAAAGCCGTGAACAGCTATTGGGCGCTACAGTACACCGCCCTTGCTGAAAAAACCCGCTCCTCCATTCTGATTCACGTCACCAGCAGCCTCAACCGTTTTGCAACGGGGATGCTCAGGAAATGCTTTTGTGACGAAACGACCATCGTTCCCGAAATGTCCTTCGCCGGAAAGATCATATTACTGGGGTTGCCAATTTTAACGATGAATGAAGAGGCGATAGTCGGACAACAATTGTTCCAGTTCCTCTGGATGCGTGCGGTAGAAAGCCGAAATGGACTCGGCAAACAATTTTCTGAGCGCCCTCTCTTTCTTTACGGCGATGAATGCCAGTATTTTGTCACTCCCTATTGGGACACCTTCCTCAGTACCTGCCGGGGTTCACGCTGTGCGGTCATCGCGATGAGCCAATCTCTGCCGACGCTCTACGCGCAGATCGGACAGGACAAAAGCGATTTTGTCGATGGGCTGACAGGAAAATTCCTAACCAAGCTGTTCTTCTTGAATAGCTGCCCGCGCAGCAACAAATGGGCGAGCGAACTTATCGGCAAGGGCTTAAAAATCCGCAAGACCCAGACTCAGGGTGTCACCACCGGGATGAATACCAACCGGGGCGGTAGCCAAGCTTCCACCAATGAGGGCTGGCATAAGAGCGAAGGCACTAACACAGGCACGAGTGAACAGGAATATGAGGCTTCCCTGCTAGACACTAACTATTTTTCGACTTCACTGAAGACGGGCGGACCGAAAAATAATTTTGAAGTGTCGGGTGTGTGGTTTCGTGCCGGAGCGCAGTTTTTCGAGCCAATCCCGAACACAAGCAGCAACGTCGTTTTGGCAACCTTCATCCAGCAATAA